Part of the Kitasatospora sp. NBC_00374 genome is shown below.
CGCCGGGCAGTGCGATCAGTGGCCGGCCCGACACCTCCAGCAGGACGGCGCCCGGCCGGACCGGTTCGCCCGGCTTCGCGTGAACGGCCGTCACCACCTGGACGGCGGCGCCCGGTCCGCCGTCGGCCGACGGGGTCACCTGGAGCTTCGCAAGGTCGCACTCGTCGCAGCCGCCGCCGCTGCCGCTGCCGCCACCACCCTCGGCTCCGGCGTCGCGTTCGCCACCGACAACTCCGGCAACTGCACCAGCGGCGACGCCTGCCTGTACTTCAACTCGAACTTCGAGGGCGCCCGGGTCGGCGACCCGGGTCGCAACAACTACGGGACCACGTACACCTTCAAGTCCTGGCAGGGCGGCTCCAACGGCGCCGGCGTCTACACCAAGAACAACGCCGCTTCGGTCTCGAACTTCGACACCAACTTCGCGGTGCACATCTGGTACAACTCCAACCAGGCCGGACCGGTTCAGACCATTGGCGCCTGGGATGCCGCCAACCTGAACGCCACCCTGAAGAACAACAACGCCTCGCAGTCCTGGGGCTGACCGATCCCGGTCCACATCCCGTCGCCCCATCGGGAATTCCCGGTGGGGCGGCGCGGTACCGATCCCCCCCCGCACAGAAATGACAGGAGTGCCGAGCGTGCGCACCGCCCCCCTCGCCGTCGCCGTCGTGGTCGTCGCCGCCCTGGCCACCGCGTGCTCCGCCACCGGGCGCGAGTCGGCTCCGCCGGGACCTGTCGAGATCGGCGCGGTCCCCACCCTGACCACCGTCAAGGACCGCACCCTGCCCATCGAGGCGTACCTGCTCAACGGCCGGCAGACCGCGCAGCTCCAGAGCGCTGTCGGCACCCTGGAGACCCGCTGCATGGCGCGGTTCGGCTTCGACTACCGCCCGCCGCAGCCCGATCTGCAGAGCCCGGTCACCCAGACCGCGCGGCGCTACGGCGTCACCGATCCGTCCGAGGCCGCGTCACTGGGCTACCACGCCCCGGCCGGCTTCAGCCGCGCCAAGGAACCGGCCACCGGCCTCTCCGCGGAGGGCCAGCAGGTCCTGACCGGCGGTGGTACGCCCGACAGGCCCGCAGCCACCCCGGGCCCGGCCGTCCGGGGGCAGGCCGTACCCGCCGGCGGCTGCATCGGCGAGGCCGTCGCCAAGGTCCACCCCGACCGCGGCCTGCAGGAGGCCGAACTCGCCGACCGGATCAACAGCGGTGACTACGAACGCTCGCTCCAGGACGCCCGGGTCAAGGACGTCTTCGCCAAGTGGTCGGGGTGCATGAAGGACAAGGGGTACACCTACGGGACACCCCTGGACGCCCTGAACGACCGCAGGTGGGCCACCGACTCCCCCAGCAGGGAGGAGACCGAGACCGCGCTCGCCGACCAGGAGTGCGCCGCACGCCACAACGTGGTCGGTGTCTGGTTCACCGTCGAGTCCGCGATGCAGCGGCACGACATCGACGCCAGGGCGGAGGCCCTGAAGAAGGTCAAGGACAGCAACGAGGCCGCCCTCAGACGTGCCGCGCAGGTCGCCTCCGGCAGCTGACCGGGGGCGGGTCGGCGCGCGGGCCGGCGGCCGCCGCCGGGAAATGCGTTGACGGGCGGGGCCTCTTGCCGTTTGCATCGACGACGGCCGGTCGTTCCGTCGGGGGAGGGTGCTCATGGGGGATCGCAGCATGCATGCCGACGAGGTGATCGTCTCCGCGTCGATGGTGCGCGGGCTGCTGCGCGCACAGTTCCCGCAGTGGGCGGCGCTGCCCCTCGACCGGGTCGAGGCCGCCGGTACCTCCAACGCGATGTTCCGGCTCGGCGAGGACCTCGTCGTACGCCTCCCCCGCACCCCGGGGGCCGCCGGCGACGTGGCGAAGGAACACCACTGGCTGCCCCGTCTCGCCCCGCCGCTCCCGGTCGCCGTCCCCGTACCGCTCGGCCGGGGAGCGCCCGGGGAGGGCTACCCCTGGTCCTGGTCCGTCTACCGCTGGCTCGACGGGGAGAACCCGACCACCGGCCGCGTCGAGCGGCCCGACCTGCTCGCCGTGGACCTGGCGGCGTTCATCGACGCGCTGCGCCGGACCGATCCCGCCGACGGCCCCCCGTCCTACCGCGGCGAGCCGCTGGCCACCCGGGACGCCGGCACCCGGGCCGCGATCGGGAAGGTGCACGGGCTCGTCGACACCGAGGCCGCGACGGCCGCGTGGGACTCCGCCCTGCGGGCCCCCGCCTGGTCCGGCCCGCCCACCTGGATCCACGGGGACCTCCAACCCGGCAATCTGCTGACCGTCGGCGGCCGGCTCGGCGCCGTCATCGACTTCGGCTGCCTGGGCCTCGGCGACCCCGCCGTCGACCTGATCGCCGCGTGGTACGTACTGCCCGCCGACGCCCGGAAGGTCTTCCGCGCCGCCACGACGGACGACGACTCACACTGGGCACGGGGACGCGGCTGGGCCCTCTCGATCGCCCTCAACGAGCTCTGGTACTACCGGGAGACCAACCCCACGATGGCCGGCATCGCCCGGCACGTGATCGACCAGATCCTCACCGACCACGCGCACGCGGGGTGACGCGGTGAGGCGGGCCCACCAGGAGCGGCGCAACGAGCTTCGTGACGCCGGACCCGACCAGCTGTCCGCTCCGGCGGCACCGTCCCACGGGAGGCCCGGCAGGATGCCGAAGACCGTCACCTACCTGGAGATGACCGCCCCGGCGGAACTCCGCCCCGCACCGGCGCTGCCCGACCTCGGGCTGCTGCGCGTCGACAGCTCCTCACCGCTGGTCCGCACCACCCCGGCCCGGATCGGCGCACCGCACGGCTGGCGCAGCACCACCCGCACGGCGGGCGAGTGGGCCGCGGCCATCGAGGCCCACCCGCGGCGCCAGTACTGGCTCCTCAACCACCGGGCCGACGTGGCCGGCGTCGCCTTCCTGGAACCGCAGCCGGGCGGCCAGGTCGAGATCACCACCTTCGGTCTGCTGCCGGAGCGGGTCGGCCAGGGGCTCGGCGGGTACGCGCTGACGCTCGCCCTGCGCCAGGCCTGGGCGACCGAGCCCCTGGAGGCCGCCGCCGTCCGGCGCGTCTGGCTGCACACCTCCTCGGACGACCACCCCAACGCCCTTGCCAACTACCACAGGCGGGGTCTTCGCACCTACCGCGTCGAGGCCGAGGACGAGGCCGATCGGGCCATCCTCTGAGGGTGGCGGCGGACGGCGGGCGAGGGCTCAGCCCGGTTCGGCCGGGCGGCAGTACCGGCGGATCAGCTCCTCGTGCTCCGGGAAGCGCGCCAGGAGGTCCTCGATCCGGCCGAGGGTCATGTCGGCGAAGTCGAACCCGGGTGCGACCGCCTCGCTGATCAGCCCGTGGTCACCGGCCGTGAGGTGGGAGGCCTTCCAGACGCCGCCGGGGACGGCGAGCGTCAGGAGCTGGCCCCGGGTCGGGTCCTGGCCGAGCACGGCGGTCTCCGAGGTCCCGTCCGGAAGGAGCAGGTGATAGGTGATCGGGTCGCCGTGGTGGTGGAAGTGCAGGATGTCGGACTGGTTGAGGTGCCAGTGCCCGATCGGCGACCAGCGGGTCAACAGGTAGTGGATCGACGTGAGGGTGTAGCGCTCACCACCCGGCGTCCGCACCCGGGCACGGTGGTCGGCCTGGAACGTCCGCCGGAAGTACCCGCCCTCGACATGCGGCTCCAGCCCCAACGCCTCGATCCACTGATGCGCTGTCGGCATCGCACCCTCCTTGTCCCGGTGGCCCGATTCTCCCGTGCGACGACGCGGACCGCGCGCGGCGGCGCGGCCGAGGGCCGTGTCGGTACTCGGCGTCCCGGACCATGGGGCGCCTGTTGCCGGCCTGCGGCAGACGGGGTTCGCCCGGTGATCGCCCGGCACCTGCCGCAGCGGCGTCCCCGTCCGGATCACCCCGGACGACCTGGGCGGACGGTCCGTTCCGCAGCGCCCGCAACCCTTCGGTCGGTGCGGGCCGTACACGGTCTGTCGGAGCGTCAACCTTTCGGTCGCCCCCGCCCGTCCTACGGCAGACGCGCCGGGGGCCCTCCTACTAGCGTCGGGCTCGTCGGCGAACGCCCCCGCATCGAGCGGTGCTTGCGCGCCCGACCGCAGCCGCCGGCCCACTCAGTGGACGCACCGGCGGTGGTGATGGTGTCCCCCATGGAGAGGTGATCTGTCATGACCGATGTCGAACTCGGCGGCCCGGTGGGCCGACAGCGCAGGACCCGGGCGTACGCGCAGAGCGTGCGCCGCGGCGGGGCGGCCGTGGGGCTGGCCGCGGCCCTCGGGGTGGGCGGCGCCCTCGCGTCCGGCAGTCCGGCCTTCGCCCAGGCCTCCGTTGTGGCACCGGCTGTGGCACCGGCGAGCGCGGGCGTCGCGGCGAAGAAGGGGCCGACGGCGCCCCCGGCGCCCCAGGCCGGCCCCCGCGAGTTCGAGGGGTCCGACACGTCCGCCCCCGGTACCGGGGTCATCGACGACTCCGGCGACGCGTTCCGGGAGGCCCTGCGGGTGCTGCACCCCGAGGTCGGCGTCCGGCCCGCGCCGGAACCGGTCGCCGCGCCGGCCGAGGGCCGCCGAACGTTCTGGTCCAGGCTGGCCCTGCGCCCCAGGAGCGGTCACCACCAGGTTCGCACCGGCTGACGACCTGCCGACGGGCCGCCCGAACCAGGGCGGCGGGAGCGGGGCGGCGGGCTCAGGCAGCCGCCCCGCTCTGCGCGACGAGTGCTCCGAGCAGCCAGTCGTGGGCGGATCCGGGAGTCGGCTCCACCGGGCCGCCCGGTGCGGTCAGCACCTCGGCCACCAGCTCCCAGTACCGGTCGATCCGCGGGTCGACCGCGAGCTGGCCGGCCAGCAGGCGGCGGAAGTCCGCGGTGTCCCGGGTGCCGTAGGCGCCGGCGTACGCGGCCACGAAGCCGTCCAGCGCCTCGCCGGCGTACGGTACCCGGCCCCGGCGCAGCTGCGCGCCCGCCAGCTCGTACGCCTCGGCCAGACCCGCGTACAGCACGGCCGACCCGCGGGCGCCCGCGGTCCTGTGCACGGCGGGTCGGCGCTGCTCGCCGCCCGTGCACGGACGGGTCACGAAGGCGTTCAGCCGGGCGAAGGCGAGCACCTGGCCCGGGGTCGGGTCGTCGGGCGGCTGCGGGACTGCCGCGTCCAGGAAGGCGGCGGTCGACCGGGCGGGCATCCGCGGCGGCAGCCAGCCGCGCCAGAACCGGGCCAGCGGGGCGGTGCTCGGCGGGGCGGCCACGGCGCCGAGCAGGCGGAGCCGGTCGGCCCGTTCCCCGGCCGGGCATTCCTGGACCAGCCGCAGCCCGGCCTCCCGCCAGCGCAGGGCCTTGAGCCGGGTCCCGAGTTCACGCAACTGCCCGGCGACGGCGGCCTCCAGGGCACTGCCGCCGGCCTCGTCCTCGTCGTCGAGGATGCGGTGCACCTCGGACACCGACAGGTCCAGGGCGCGCAGGGAGCGGATCAGACGCAGCCGTTCGAGCGCGTCGGGGCCGTAGCGGCGGTGGCCGCCGGCGCTGCGGGAGGCCTCCGGCAGCAGGCCGCGGTCGGAGTAGAAGCGGACGGTCTTGACGGTGACGCCGGCGTGC
Proteins encoded:
- a CDS encoding GNAT family N-acetyltransferase: MPKTVTYLEMTAPAELRPAPALPDLGLLRVDSSSPLVRTTPARIGAPHGWRSTTRTAGEWAAAIEAHPRRQYWLLNHRADVAGVAFLEPQPGGQVEITTFGLLPERVGQGLGGYALTLALRQAWATEPLEAAAVRRVWLHTSSDDHPNALANYHRRGLRTYRVEAEDEADRAIL
- a CDS encoding MerR family transcriptional regulator — its product is MFTSHDGLCSIGELAEHAGVTVKTVRFYSDRGLLPEASRSAGGHRRYGPDALERLRLIRSLRALDLSVSEVHRILDDEDEAGGSALEAAVAGQLRELGTRLKALRWREAGLRLVQECPAGERADRLRLLGAVAAPPSTAPLARFWRGWLPPRMPARSTAAFLDAAVPQPPDDPTPGQVLAFARLNAFVTRPCTGGEQRRPAVHRTAGARGSAVLYAGLAEAYELAGAQLRRGRVPYAGEALDGFVAAYAGAYGTRDTADFRRLLAGQLAVDPRIDRYWELVAEVLTAPGGPVEPTPGSAHDWLLGALVAQSGAAA
- a CDS encoding aminoglycoside phosphotransferase family protein — its product is MGDRSMHADEVIVSASMVRGLLRAQFPQWAALPLDRVEAAGTSNAMFRLGEDLVVRLPRTPGAAGDVAKEHHWLPRLAPPLPVAVPVPLGRGAPGEGYPWSWSVYRWLDGENPTTGRVERPDLLAVDLAAFIDALRRTDPADGPPSYRGEPLATRDAGTRAAIGKVHGLVDTEAATAAWDSALRAPAWSGPPTWIHGDLQPGNLLTVGGRLGAVIDFGCLGLGDPAVDLIAAWYVLPADARKVFRAATTDDDSHWARGRGWALSIALNELWYYRETNPTMAGIARHVIDQILTDHAHAG
- a CDS encoding cupin domain-containing protein — encoded protein: MPTAHQWIEALGLEPHVEGGYFRRTFQADHRARVRTPGGERYTLTSIHYLLTRWSPIGHWHLNQSDILHFHHHGDPITYHLLLPDGTSETAVLGQDPTRGQLLTLAVPGGVWKASHLTAGDHGLISEAVAPGFDFADMTLGRIEDLLARFPEHEELIRRYCRPAEPG